A part of Limihaloglobus sulfuriphilus genomic DNA contains:
- a CDS encoding 4-phosphoerythronate dehydrogenase: MKIIADSNIPFVSECFSSIGEVQTAPGRQMSPEMLKDAQVLLVRSVTKVGPGLLEASDVKFAATATIGVDHIDQQWLEQKNIGFASAPGSNANSVAEYITAAMLKIAGKQGKKLSDCSIGIIGVGNVGSRVEKKAISLDMKVVLNDPPLARKTADPKYRPLEEALGCDFVTIHTPLTRDGQDPTYHMADREFFSKIKPGAVFMNTARGAVMETAAVENAVKEAKISGLVLDVWENEPDISMEMLKLADIATPHIAGYSFDGKVAGMIMIYDACCRHFGIEPSRKTADFLPRASVPFIDAAELTGDEQSRIEAAVSRVYDIMNDDSELRKITEQDAGQRPVYFDMLRKNYPVRREFTNTKVKGANKGLARKLSGIGFQVE, encoded by the coding sequence ATGAAGATAATAGCAGACAGCAATATACCCTTTGTTAGCGAGTGCTTCAGCAGTATAGGCGAGGTTCAGACCGCTCCCGGGCGTCAAATGTCTCCAGAGATGCTTAAAGATGCACAGGTGCTTCTGGTACGAAGTGTTACCAAAGTTGGTCCCGGTCTGCTCGAGGCCTCGGATGTTAAATTCGCGGCAACAGCTACTATTGGAGTTGACCACATTGATCAGCAGTGGCTTGAGCAGAAAAATATCGGCTTTGCTTCAGCTCCGGGTTCAAACGCCAACAGTGTTGCTGAGTATATCACCGCCGCAATGCTCAAAATTGCCGGTAAACAGGGAAAAAAACTATCTGATTGTTCAATCGGCATAATAGGCGTGGGCAATGTTGGCAGCAGGGTAGAGAAAAAAGCAATTTCGCTGGACATGAAAGTGGTGCTGAATGACCCGCCCCTTGCCCGTAAAACAGCAGATCCCAAATATCGTCCGTTGGAAGAAGCCCTTGGATGCGATTTTGTGACTATTCATACGCCCCTGACACGGGACGGACAAGACCCGACATATCACATGGCAGACAGGGAGTTTTTCTCGAAAATTAAGCCCGGTGCGGTATTTATGAACACTGCCCGGGGAGCGGTGATGGAAACTGCGGCAGTTGAAAACGCAGTGAAAGAGGCTAAAATCAGCGGGCTTGTGTTGGACGTATGGGAAAATGAGCCGGATATCAGTATGGAAATGCTCAAACTCGCTGACATTGCCACGCCTCACATCGCCGGCTATTCATTTGACGGCAAGGTCGCGGGAATGATAATGATATATGATGCCTGCTGCCGGCATTTCGGAATAGAGCCTTCCAGGAAAACCGCTGATTTCCTGCCCCGGGCCTCTGTGCCGTTTATTGATGCCGCGGAGCTTACAGGAGATGAACAAAGCCGGATAGAAGCCGCTGTGAGCAGAGTTTATGATATCATGAATGACGATTCGGAATTGAGAAAAATTACAGAACAGGATGCTGGTCAAAGGCCAGTTTATTTTGATATGCTTCGAAAAAATTATCCCGTAAGACGTGAATTCACAAATACAAAAGTCAAAGGTGCAAATAAAGGACTTGCCCGCAAGCTCTCAGGAATTGGTTTCCAGGTAGAGTAA
- a CDS encoding ThuA domain-containing protein, with product MKKALMIYGGWKGHEPKECTLAAQKILEDSGFETVLSDSLNSYLDNELMAWADLIVQCTTMAEITDEQAESLIQTVKSGTGLAGWHGGLCDSFRNCTEYHFMTGGQWVSHPGGDKVSYTVNITKPQDPVMAGIENFSHTSEQYYLHVDPGVDVLAETEFSGEHDGIDWIKGVVMPVAWKKRWGSGRVFYLALGHTAKELEIPQIQTILKRGMLWASK from the coding sequence ATGAAAAAAGCACTTATGATTTATGGCGGCTGGAAAGGACACGAACCAAAGGAATGCACTCTGGCGGCTCAAAAGATCCTTGAGGATTCAGGTTTTGAGACTGTTCTCTCCGACTCGCTCAACAGCTATCTGGACAATGAGTTAATGGCATGGGCAGATTTGATCGTTCAATGTACAACCATGGCAGAGATTACCGATGAGCAGGCAGAATCTCTTATTCAAACCGTTAAATCCGGCACCGGTCTGGCCGGCTGGCACGGCGGCCTTTGCGATTCTTTCAGGAACTGCACCGAATACCACTTCATGACAGGCGGCCAATGGGTCTCACACCCCGGCGGCGACAAAGTAAGCTATACTGTAAACATCACAAAGCCGCAGGACCCTGTAATGGCCGGGATTGAGAACTTTTCGCATACCAGCGAACAATACTACCTGCATGTCGATCCTGGAGTTGATGTTCTTGCAGAAACCGAATTTTCCGGCGAACATGACGGTATAGACTGGATAAAAGGCGTGGTTATGCCGGTTGCGTGGAAAAAAAGATGGGGCAGCGGCCGCGTTTTTTACCTGGCACTTGGACACACCGCAAAAGAATTGGAAATACCGCAGATACAAACAATACTGAAAAGAGGTATGCTATGGGCATCAAAATAA
- a CDS encoding sodium/glutamate symporter: protein MISFSLLCVLLVLGNVIRLKWRLMQRLYLPSCVIGGVLGLIVIQAFRLAAGSGGWFETFYSHINEWTAPWSQIPGLLINIVFACLFLGVKIPGIRTIWQRSGPQVAYGQFVAWGQYFVAIALWLFVLRAVFPDLPAMFAGVLPVGFEGGHGTAGGLGPTFEQYNWSAGKDFALTSATFGIVSAIVIGTVLINWAVRKGYTVHAKSPVDMTEDDTIGIIPVGQRPSAGRITINTDIIEAMSVHLGLVGIACLIGIIIQKSLIGFENSIEPMAKLGLLKGFPLFPLCMIGGLTVQKFFDKYDKHNLIDLGLIRRIQNTALDFLVVAAIATIRIELVAKGIVPLILLAVVGIAWNVGAVMFIAKRFLPDAWFERAIAEMGQSMGVTATGLLLLRVVDPDYKTSAADAFAYKQIIHEPFMGGGLWTGMAIPLLAIKGGWFVLAISTSALIIWLAVLFVFKSKQKP from the coding sequence ATGATATCATTTTCGCTTCTATGTGTTTTGCTTGTACTTGGTAATGTTATCCGTCTCAAATGGCGGCTGATGCAGCGGCTGTATCTGCCCAGTTGTGTTATTGGCGGCGTGCTGGGACTCATTGTAATTCAGGCATTCCGGCTGGCGGCAGGTTCCGGCGGATGGTTTGAAACGTTTTACTCGCATATAAACGAGTGGACTGCGCCATGGAGTCAAATCCCCGGACTGCTCATAAACATTGTGTTTGCGTGTCTTTTCCTCGGAGTAAAGATACCCGGTATCAGAACTATCTGGCAGAGAAGCGGCCCGCAGGTAGCTTACGGTCAGTTTGTTGCATGGGGTCAGTATTTCGTCGCTATAGCACTGTGGCTTTTTGTACTTCGGGCGGTATTTCCCGATCTTCCGGCGATGTTTGCAGGTGTTCTGCCTGTTGGATTTGAAGGCGGACACGGCACAGCCGGCGGGCTTGGGCCTACTTTTGAACAGTATAACTGGTCCGCAGGCAAAGATTTTGCTTTGACCAGCGCAACCTTCGGTATCGTCAGCGCTATCGTCATAGGAACTGTACTGATAAACTGGGCGGTACGCAAGGGTTACACTGTACATGCCAAATCACCCGTTGACATGACAGAAGATGACACGATAGGCATTATTCCGGTAGGTCAGCGGCCATCGGCAGGCAGAATTACTATAAACACAGACATCATCGAGGCAATGAGCGTACATTTAGGGCTTGTCGGCATTGCGTGTCTGATAGGAATAATTATACAGAAATCGCTGATTGGCTTCGAAAATTCCATAGAACCCATGGCTAAACTTGGCCTGCTCAAAGGTTTCCCGCTTTTTCCTCTCTGTATGATCGGCGGGCTTACAGTACAGAAGTTCTTTGACAAGTATGATAAGCATAATCTCATTGATCTTGGCCTTATCCGCCGGATACAGAACACAGCGCTGGATTTTCTGGTGGTAGCCGCCATCGCAACCATTCGAATTGAATTAGTAGCCAAGGGTATAGTCCCTCTTATCCTTCTTGCTGTTGTTGGTATCGCCTGGAACGTCGGTGCGGTTATGTTTATAGCCAAAAGATTCCTCCCCGATGCCTGGTTCGAAAGGGCAATAGCCGAAATGGGACAGAGCATGGGTGTAACGGCTACCGGACTGCTGCTGCTGCGGGTGGTTGATCCTGATTACAAAACATCAGCCGCGGACGCATTCGCTTATAAACAGATTATCCATGAACCGTTTATGGGCGGCGGCCTGTGGACCGGCATGGCGATACCGCTGCTGGCAATAAAGGGCGGCTGGTTTGTTCTGGCTATATCAACCTCGGCACTGATAATCTGGCTGGCGGTTTTGTTCGTTTTCAAGTCTAAGCAAAAACCCTAA
- the cmk gene encoding (d)CMP kinase, whose amino-acid sequence MSTIITIDGPAGSGKSTVSKQLAGKLGYTFLDTGAMYRAVTWAGMRSGVDLNDTAAMTEVINSSNLDFQNSGGETLVTCRGEDISDEIRSRDVTEKVNAVAANPQMRNILVKMQRDFAARHGSIVTEGRDQGTVVFPDAMFKFFLDATLEERSIRRYKEFKAKGIDYDLDEIKKSIEKRDNSDIKRSSGPLKPADDAVRIDTSEMSVKDVVGYILNHIKSGAGRV is encoded by the coding sequence ATGTCAACGATAATAACAATAGACGGGCCTGCGGGCAGCGGCAAAAGCACTGTCTCAAAACAACTTGCGGGCAAACTTGGATATACCTTTCTTGATACCGGGGCTATGTACAGAGCCGTTACCTGGGCGGGCATGCGCAGCGGTGTTGATTTAAATGACACCGCCGCGATGACAGAGGTAATTAACAGCAGCAATCTGGATTTCCAGAATTCCGGAGGTGAGACACTTGTTACCTGCCGCGGCGAAGATATAAGCGATGAGATCAGAAGCCGGGATGTTACTGAAAAAGTTAACGCCGTAGCCGCAAACCCCCAAATGCGAAACATACTTGTTAAAATGCAGAGAGATTTCGCAGCCAGACACGGTTCCATTGTCACCGAGGGAAGGGATCAGGGAACTGTAGTCTTCCCAGATGCCATGTTTAAGTTTTTTCTTGATGCAACCCTCGAAGAGAGAAGCATTAGAAGGTATAAAGAGTTTAAAGCCAAGGGGATAGATTACGATCTTGATGAAATTAAAAAATCAATTGAAAAACGGGATAACTCAGATATAAAACGCAGTTCCGGGCCTCTCAAACCCGCAGATGATGCGGTGAGGATCGATACATCTGAGATGAGTGTCAAAGATGTGGTTGGATATATTCTGAACCATATAAAGAGCGGCGCAGGGAGGGTTTGA
- the tig gene encoding trigger factor — translation MTTEKKTDEKQEIQNIVTVTDAGACKKKIEIEIPEEKIKETVKTQYSDLRKDAVLPGFRPGRAPMRLLEKRFGKDITEQSKLRLIADALEQVQSDDKLEILGEPEVDHEEITLPETGPMKFSFEVNVRPQFELPELEGIEVEKPKFEVADEDVNQQLEQLCKRQGTIVPREDGGVQPGDQVIADITLDVEGAEEKDVLHDNDIYISDREDAPSTFVGRVPVEGFVELIKDKKPGDKFSVETQVAEDFFNKEYAGKKVSIEGRINEIKYLKPAEIDEEFLSGMNLGSQDELKDVIREYAESSNEQQARQVMSQSIYNYLLDNTTLELPEDLVSDQAAEILRRQRMRLSMQGVEEAAINQRMDEMRKSSEEEAARTLKTFFILDAVAEKLDVSVSEDEINGYIYRMAMQQSRRPEKVRNELIRNGQLQQFTMEAREQKCIDMLLEKASIKEAAPKESEDNKPETKKKASTKKKTSKKSSDEKTEKKADKSE, via the coding sequence ATGACTACTGAAAAGAAAACTGATGAGAAACAGGAAATCCAGAACATCGTAACGGTTACTGATGCGGGAGCCTGCAAGAAAAAGATTGAAATTGAGATTCCCGAAGAAAAAATCAAAGAAACTGTCAAGACACAGTATTCAGATCTTCGCAAAGACGCTGTTCTCCCCGGTTTCCGCCCGGGACGTGCCCCGATGCGGCTCCTTGAGAAACGTTTCGGCAAGGACATTACTGAACAGAGTAAATTGCGTCTCATAGCCGATGCGCTTGAGCAGGTTCAGTCTGATGACAAGCTCGAAATTCTCGGCGAGCCTGAAGTTGACCATGAAGAAATCACCCTGCCGGAAACCGGCCCGATGAAATTTTCTTTTGAAGTCAATGTCCGTCCCCAGTTCGAATTGCCGGAGCTTGAGGGAATAGAGGTAGAAAAACCCAAATTTGAGGTGGCGGACGAAGATGTAAACCAGCAGCTTGAACAGCTCTGCAAGCGTCAGGGAACTATTGTGCCGCGTGAAGACGGCGGCGTCCAGCCCGGTGACCAGGTTATTGCTGATATTACTCTTGATGTTGAAGGTGCAGAAGAAAAAGACGTCCTCCACGATAACGATATTTATATCTCTGACAGAGAAGACGCGCCCAGCACCTTTGTAGGCCGCGTACCCGTTGAGGGTTTTGTAGAGCTGATCAAAGACAAAAAGCCCGGCGACAAATTCTCTGTAGAAACTCAAGTCGCCGAAGATTTCTTTAACAAAGAATACGCCGGCAAGAAAGTCTCGATCGAGGGCAGGATTAACGAGATTAAATATCTTAAACCCGCTGAAATTGACGAGGAATTCCTCAGCGGCATGAATCTTGGCAGTCAAGATGAGCTTAAAGACGTGATCCGTGAATACGCTGAAAGCTCAAACGAACAGCAGGCACGTCAGGTAATGAGCCAGAGCATTTACAACTATCTGCTTGATAACACAACGCTTGAGCTGCCAGAGGATCTTGTGAGTGATCAGGCCGCTGAAATTCTCCGCCGCCAGCGTATGCGTCTCTCTATGCAGGGCGTTGAAGAGGCTGCAATCAACCAGAGAATGGATGAAATGCGTAAAAGCAGTGAGGAAGAAGCTGCACGCACCCTCAAGACATTCTTTATCCTTGACGCAGTTGCCGAGAAACTTGATGTGTCGGTAAGCGAAGACGAGATAAACGGTTACATTTACCGTATGGCAATGCAGCAGAGCCGCAGGCCGGAAAAGGTACGTAATGAGCTTATCCGCAACGGCCAGCTGCAGCAGTTTACGATGGAAGCCCGTGAGCAGAAATGTATCGATATGCTGCTTGAAAAAGCCAGTATAAAGGAAGCTGCTCCTAAAGAGTCTGAGGATAATAAGCCCGAAACTAAGAAAAAGGCATCAACCAAGAAGAAAACTTCCAAGAAATCTTCAGACGAGAAGACCGAAAAGAAAGCTGATAAGAGCGAATAA
- the prfA gene encoding peptide chain release factor 1 — MSDQNTRFLGKLEELDEKYTSIQAQISDPEIASDPNKLIPLAREQAKMRNIITLYREYKSTVSQIEDAHSMINDNDTEKEMVELAEMEIDELKPKSEELLQEIKDTLVMADDAAVDSIIMEIRPGTGGDEAALFARDLYNMYTRFAEKHRWKVENLSFSGSEMGGLKEVVFSVKGSGVWAELGYEGGGHRVQRVPETESQGRIHTSAATVAVLPEPEEVEINIDPNDVLEHVSRAGGPGGQSVNKINSAIKLEHVPTGITVSMRDEKSQHKNRAKAWRILRSRIYEHFMSKERAERDSARKTMIGSGDRSQRIRTYNFPQNRVTDHRINLTLYCLDKVMMGEMEEIIQALRVYDKQQRLENI, encoded by the coding sequence ATGTCGGATCAGAATACACGATTTCTTGGAAAACTTGAAGAGCTTGATGAAAAATATACATCTATCCAGGCCCAGATATCAGATCCGGAGATTGCTTCTGACCCGAATAAACTGATTCCCCTGGCCAGGGAACAGGCCAAAATGCGCAACATCATAACCCTGTACAGAGAATACAAAAGCACTGTCAGCCAGATTGAAGACGCCCACTCCATGATCAATGACAATGACACTGAAAAGGAGATGGTAGAGCTGGCTGAAATGGAAATTGACGAGCTCAAGCCCAAAAGCGAAGAATTGCTCCAGGAGATAAAAGATACACTTGTAATGGCAGACGACGCCGCGGTTGATTCAATCATAATGGAAATCCGCCCGGGTACCGGCGGGGACGAAGCCGCCCTTTTTGCCAGAGATCTTTACAACATGTACACCCGTTTCGCGGAGAAACATCGGTGGAAAGTTGAAAATCTCTCTTTCAGCGGCTCGGAAATGGGCGGGCTCAAGGAAGTAGTATTCAGTGTCAAGGGTTCCGGAGTATGGGCAGAGCTCGGCTACGAAGGCGGCGGGCACAGAGTGCAGAGAGTTCCTGAAACTGAATCGCAGGGGCGTATCCACACATCAGCCGCGACTGTCGCAGTTCTCCCGGAACCGGAAGAGGTTGAGATTAACATTGACCCTAACGATGTTCTCGAGCATGTAAGCCGCGCAGGCGGGCCCGGAGGCCAGAGCGTCAACAAGATTAACAGTGCAATCAAACTTGAACACGTTCCGACGGGAATAACAGTCAGCATGAGAGATGAGAAAAGCCAGCACAAAAACCGTGCCAAGGCCTGGCGGATACTGCGTTCAAGAATCTATGAACATTTCATGAGCAAAGAACGGGCAGAGCGGGACTCTGCGAGAAAAACAATGATCGGCTCCGGCGACCGCTCTCAAAGAATACGTACATATAATTTCCCGCAAAACAGGGTTACAGACCACAGAATCAACCTCACTTTGTACTGCCTGGACAAGGTAATGATGGGTGAAATGGAAGAAATCATACAGGCTCTGCGTGTGTATGACAAACAGCAGCGGCTGGAAAATATCTAA
- a CDS encoding lysophospholipid acyltransferase family protein has product MAKQRDINGIGRFWYCIIRKLMKLLAVMYFRTDFNGSENVPSEGAYLLLCNHQSYMDPVFCAAAVKNRKLCFLARESLFRNRFFGALIRSLNAIPVRRGEADIAAMKRVIARLKDGKIVCMYPEGTRTVTGKISPIKPGFTLLCRRGGAGVVPMVIEGMFDAWPKGQKYPKRGKVHVKIGEPISYEDIKSMKEDEFNFKINLIMRNMQNELRENMGLEKIKYPES; this is encoded by the coding sequence ATGGCTAAGCAGCGTGATATAAACGGAATAGGGCGTTTCTGGTATTGCATAATCCGAAAGCTGATGAAGCTGCTTGCCGTAATGTATTTCAGGACAGACTTTAACGGCTCAGAAAATGTCCCCTCAGAGGGGGCGTACCTGCTTTTGTGCAACCATCAAAGCTATATGGATCCTGTTTTTTGCGCCGCCGCCGTTAAAAACCGAAAGCTCTGTTTTCTGGCCAGAGAGAGCCTTTTCAGGAACAGATTTTTTGGTGCTTTGATACGCTCGCTCAATGCGATTCCCGTAAGACGCGGCGAAGCTGATATCGCGGCAATGAAACGCGTAATTGCCCGCCTTAAAGACGGCAAGATAGTTTGCATGTATCCCGAGGGAACAAGGACAGTTACCGGTAAAATTTCACCGATTAAACCAGGCTTTACCCTGCTGTGCCGCCGCGGCGGGGCCGGCGTTGTGCCTATGGTGATTGAAGGCATGTTTGATGCCTGGCCAAAGGGGCAGAAATACCCCAAAAGAGGCAAAGTCCATGTAAAAATCGGCGAGCCAATATCTTATGAAGATATAAAGTCGATGAAAGAAGACGAGTTTAATTTTAAAATCAATCTCATAATGCGAAATATGCAGAATGAGCTCAGGGAGAACATGGGCCTGGAAAAGATTAAATACCCTGAATCTTAA
- a CDS encoding GAF domain-containing SpoIIE family protein phosphatase, translating into MKKKQKITERINAISDMAAGKSSLQQVLDQLAQSAATLSNVTASSIRLLSDDGKSLEMKSTYGLSEDYRNKGPVTLDDPVIGEVFKGKEIIVDDMRVDSRVVYKEAAAAENIVSQLSVPLRFQEKVIGVLRLYSTNPKNFGDENVAMARLIASQCAISITNAKLYAAALRGIKINEQMKLAGVVQRRMLPQKTPNMQGFGIAAAYKPCYNVGGDLYDFIQINDDIFAVVIADVMGKGLPAAIMMSMFRGWLKAYTAMLTDCNEHDIQRLIVRLNRMICRECEVGEFVTLCFAVVNRKEMSVSYCSCGHDPTYMIRDKKITELNKGGLILGVEPDAQYEVETVALEPGDVLLFYTDGLVDAENFEGKLWGRKPFLDILSKYDNWSAEVTVGTILAYRRRFTGIAPQADDTTIVCVRVKAE; encoded by the coding sequence ATGAAGAAAAAACAGAAAATAACTGAGCGCATAAACGCTATCTCTGATATGGCCGCGGGCAAATCTTCTTTGCAGCAGGTTCTTGATCAACTTGCGCAGAGTGCGGCTACATTGAGCAATGTAACTGCCAGCTCTATACGGCTTCTCAGCGATGACGGCAAAAGTCTCGAAATGAAAAGCACTTACGGGCTTAGCGAAGACTATCGCAACAAGGGGCCGGTAACACTCGACGACCCTGTTATCGGTGAGGTGTTCAAGGGCAAAGAAATAATCGTTGACGATATGCGGGTTGACAGCCGGGTTGTGTATAAAGAAGCCGCTGCCGCGGAGAATATCGTCAGCCAGCTTTCAGTTCCACTGCGGTTCCAGGAAAAGGTGATCGGTGTTCTTAGACTTTACAGCACAAACCCCAAGAACTTTGGAGATGAAAATGTTGCCATGGCAAGGCTTATAGCCTCCCAGTGCGCTATTTCCATCACCAACGCAAAGCTCTACGCGGCAGCTCTGAGGGGAATCAAAATAAACGAACAGATGAAACTTGCAGGAGTTGTTCAGCGGCGAATGCTGCCGCAGAAAACCCCTAATATGCAGGGATTCGGGATCGCCGCCGCGTACAAGCCGTGTTACAACGTCGGCGGAGATTTATACGATTTTATACAGATAAATGATGACATCTTTGCGGTTGTCATCGCGGATGTCATGGGCAAGGGCCTGCCGGCGGCTATTATGATGAGTATGTTCCGCGGCTGGCTGAAGGCTTACACGGCAATGCTTACAGACTGCAATGAGCATGATATACAACGGCTTATCGTGAGGCTGAACAGGATGATATGCCGTGAGTGTGAGGTAGGCGAATTCGTTACACTGTGCTTTGCAGTGGTCAACCGCAAGGAAATGTCTGTAAGCTATTGCAGCTGCGGGCACGACCCAACATATATGATAAGAGACAAAAAGATAACAGAGCTGAATAAAGGCGGCTTAATACTCGGTGTTGAGCCGGATGCCCAATACGAAGTTGAGACTGTTGCTCTTGAACCCGGCGATGTTCTTCTTTTTTACACCGACGGTCTTGTCGATGCGGAAAACTTTGAAGGTAAATTATGGGGCAGAAAACCCTTCCTCGATATCTTGAGCAAATATGACAACTGGTCTGCTGAGGTTACTGTCGGCACTATTCTGGCATACCGGAGACGCTTTACCGGAATCGCCCCTCAAGCCGACGATACCACTATAGTGTGTGTCAGGGTCAAAGCCGAATAA
- a CDS encoding Gfo/Idh/MocA family protein: MGIKIRNIGIVGCGKICDIYFQTLSKLENVDVRACADLVLERAEEKAAKYNIPRACTVEEIMASDDIEIILNLTVPAAHYSIAKQALEAGKHVYNEKPFTNEREQGLEILELADKKGLLTGCAPDTVMGAGIQTCRKLIDEGAIGRPLSFTAFMTSSGTESWHPDPEFYYKTGGGPLFDMAPYYLSALITLLGPVHAVSGMASMPRKQRMITSEPKKGQIIDVEVDTHVMSLIEMECRAMRTMVMSFDIWQSSLPRIEIYGSEGSLSVPDPNGFGGVVKLYTKDKKQWQDIGLIGGFAENSRGIGVADMAACIDSGYTHCANGRMAYHVLDTMHSIINSSNQSKTLIVRSSCTKPRPFRQINQP, translated from the coding sequence ATGGGCATCAAAATAAGAAATATCGGCATAGTCGGGTGCGGCAAGATATGCGACATATATTTCCAAACCCTTTCAAAACTTGAAAACGTAGATGTGAGAGCCTGTGCTGACCTGGTGCTTGAGCGTGCGGAAGAAAAGGCTGCCAAATACAACATACCCAGAGCCTGCACCGTTGAAGAAATAATGGCTTCAGATGACATTGAAATTATACTGAACCTTACAGTGCCCGCGGCGCACTACTCAATTGCAAAACAGGCATTAGAGGCCGGCAAACATGTATATAATGAAAAACCCTTCACAAATGAGAGGGAGCAAGGCCTTGAAATACTTGAACTTGCAGACAAAAAGGGCCTCCTGACAGGCTGTGCTCCTGATACAGTGATGGGGGCGGGCATTCAGACTTGCAGGAAGCTGATCGATGAGGGAGCAATCGGCAGACCGCTCTCATTCACAGCTTTTATGACCAGCTCCGGCACCGAAAGCTGGCATCCCGACCCTGAATTTTATTACAAAACCGGCGGCGGGCCGCTGTTCGACATGGCCCCGTATTATCTGTCAGCACTTATTACTCTGCTGGGCCCGGTTCATGCTGTCAGCGGCATGGCTTCAATGCCGCGAAAACAGAGAATGATAACAAGCGAGCCGAAAAAAGGGCAAATCATTGATGTTGAGGTGGATACACATGTTATGAGCCTGATTGAAATGGAATGCCGTGCAATGAGAACTATGGTAATGAGTTTTGATATCTGGCAAAGCAGCCTGCCCCGAATCGAGATATACGGCAGCGAAGGCTCACTCTCTGTGCCGGATCCTAACGGCTTTGGCGGCGTGGTAAAACTCTATACTAAAGATAAAAAGCAATGGCAGGATATTGGGCTCATTGGCGGTTTCGCGGAAAACAGCCGCGGCATAGGTGTCGCGGATATGGCCGCCTGCATAGATTCGGGTTATACCCACTGCGCTAATGGGCGAATGGCGTATCACGTACTCGATACAATGCACTCAATAATAAACTCATCAAACCAGAGTAAAACCCTTATAGTTCGTTCAAGCTGCACAAAGCCCAGGCCGTTCCGGCAGATAAATCAGCCGTGA
- a CDS encoding DUF1638 domain-containing protein, translating into MLDFHDKLTQGHRIEKSSKRILCVTCRVLQREVYLCASRSPNIVDVVLMPQGLHNDPNVLRDELTKQISRTSDEQGNTYDAVVLGYGLCSNGVVGLEPEIPLVIPRGHDCVTLLLGSKDRYRDHFDSHRGIYWYSRGWIEHCLMPGKERYEFTYNRYLEKYGEENAKFLMEVEETWMNEYSIAAYIEWPELPSEKFKDFTKDCAKYLNWEFQQLQGSSQLLQDLVDGNWNEDDFLAAEPGQMIDQDLTNSGIITAVDA; encoded by the coding sequence ATGTTAGATTTTCACGACAAACTTACTCAGGGACACCGTATAGAGAAGAGCAGCAAGAGAATACTCTGTGTTACCTGCAGAGTGCTTCAAAGGGAAGTGTACTTATGCGCATCGAGATCTCCAAACATCGTAGATGTAGTTTTAATGCCGCAAGGGCTGCATAACGACCCCAACGTTCTTCGGGATGAGCTGACTAAACAGATATCCCGCACAAGTGATGAGCAGGGAAACACTTACGACGCTGTCGTACTTGGCTACGGGCTTTGCAGCAACGGAGTTGTCGGGCTTGAGCCTGAAATACCGCTTGTAATACCTCGCGGCCATGATTGCGTTACACTTCTTCTTGGCAGCAAAGACCGATACAGAGATCACTTCGACTCGCATAGGGGTATATACTGGTACAGCCGCGGCTGGATAGAACACTGTCTGATGCCGGGCAAAGAGAGATACGAATTTACTTACAACCGGTATCTGGAAAAATACGGTGAAGAAAACGCAAAATTTCTCATGGAAGTTGAGGAAACCTGGATGAACGAGTACAGCATAGCCGCTTATATCGAGTGGCCGGAGCTGCCCTCAGAAAAATTTAAGGATTTTACCAAAGATTGCGCGAAATACCTTAACTGGGAATTCCAGCAGCTTCAGGGCTCGTCTCAACTGCTGCAGGACCTTGTTGACGGCAATTGGAATGAAGACGATTTCCTGGCAGCTGAACCAGGACAGATGATTGACCAGGATCTGACGAACTCGGGGATTATAACCGCAGTGGACGCCTAA
- the rpmE gene encoding 50S ribosomal protein L31: MKAKIHPKYDKVTVHCGCGNTFETRSTASEIHAEICSMCHPFYTGKQKFVDATGRIERFNKRFGGNMLDKFRKK; this comes from the coding sequence ATGAAAGCTAAAATACATCCTAAATACGATAAAGTAACAGTACACTGCGGTTGCGGTAATACTTTTGAAACTCGCAGCACAGCGTCCGAGATTCACGCTGAGATCTGCTCTATGTGCCACCCCTTCTATACCGGCAAGCAGAAGTTTGTTGACGCCACCGGTAGAATTGAACGCTTCAACAAGCGTTTTGGGGGCAACATGCTGGATAAGTTCCGCAAGAAGTAG